CCTCCGGGAGCACGGCGCTGCGGTCGGCAAAATCCTCATGCTTCCGCACGTCAGATAGCGCTTTCAAAATGAAATCGACCAGCCGCTTCAGCTCAAATGTCTCTCCCATCCCCGAACCGAACAACCCGGGAAGCCCGTTCATGGCGTCGTTCCACCCTGGCTTGTTTCCCTCCATTTCAATCCCCATTCCGAAAGGGTCCAGCGTAGACATTTTGATCAGGGCCAGCGACAGCATTTTGACGAACAGGTTCGTCCGGTATACTTCCCCTCCCCCGTTCCCGGCCTTCAGCCAGCGGGTGTCTTCCAGTCCGGTTCCGAAGCGGTTCAGCTTCTCCTCATCGTGAACGGCCGCTCCATACTGACGGACCTTCCCGTGCTTCAGCACGGTTTTTTCGCTGCGCGGCAGCACCCTTACAGGACTGTCAAAGAAAGGGCAGGTGCCCGGCGAGAACAGCAGCTCTTCCATTTTGTCCGGAAAAACAGCCCGGTAGCTCTCCACCAAATCCATATTGTAGGTCCAATGGTCGATCCAATAGCCTTCGCCGAAATTCGCTTCGATGTTCTGTTCCGACAGGCTGATCAGCTTCTCCAGAAAATCTCCTTCCCCGGCTTGCAGCCGGACTCCGTTATCCTCTATAAAATGGATGACCCTCCCCGGCGTGTAGGGGCTCGCGACCAGATTTGCAAGCTCGTTTCGGTGACTGCCCGCCGCGCTCTCCAGCCACACGGCCAGCTCCTTCTGCCTTTTCTCCGGCACTTGAAAGGTGCTTCCTTTTACCTGCAGCGGGTTGTACCCATCCGCCTGGATCAGGCTGAAGAACATATAGACGTTAAACGCCCCCGAATCCGGATTGAAAAACACATCGTTTCGTCGGTTCTGATTCATATCCCGGAAGTTGCCGTTGCCCTGGGAATAATATTCCGGAGCGAGGGAGAAGAAATTATAATCCCGTTCCAAATCCCCGTGCTTGCGGGAGAACAAATGATACACCTTGGCCTCTTTGCCTTTGCCGAACAGAATCGGGTAACCGCCTCGCAGCACATTGTCCAAATAGCTCTGTCTGCAGTAAGCGTCGAACAGCGGCGACGAAGTGGAAGTATGCATATCATCCGTGAGGTGTTCCGCCAGCTCGGCGGCCTCTTCGCGTTTCTGACGGAAGTAGTCTGACGAACAGAACCGCCCGGCCCCGGAGTTCATCATCTCGATATCGCTCGTATGTCCGATCAATGTATAAAGGTTCAAGCTTTGGCCCGGAGCCAGCTCCGCAGACTTGCCGGTAAAGCCGCAGGGAACCTTGTTCGCTGTAATCTGCGGCCGGCTCATGAGTTCCGCTATGGAAGCCTTGGCGAATTCCGAAGGATAAGAAAGCGAAGTATTATAGCCAAATATCGTTTCATAATCGACTAATGGGGAAATGAGCCGTTCCTCATCGCTGAACGAGAGATAGAAATGCCCGCCCGCAATCTCGCTGATCTCAGCTTCATCTTTGGTGCTTGAGCGGATTTTGAAGAAGGGAATGGCATGCTCCAGATTGTAGACCTCCATCCAGCTGCGGAGCAGATTGCCCATCGCCTTGTACCCGGCATTATCCACCCCGTAAGGCAAAATTTCGGGAAGGCCGTCCAGCATCTCCAGTGAAAGGGGCGAATCGGCCAAATTCACAATCTCCACATGTCTGGCCAGCGCGGCAAACCCTTCGTTCGGCACGTT
This region of Paenibacillus sp. URB8-2 genomic DNA includes:
- a CDS encoding cellobiose phosphorylase, producing MPAYYFEDRNFVIEEFDKAKTFASFLPGLAGRKGIPLWTFYVNRGQGIAGFGIRDKNSPIMEFSPASISYKNVALSGFRTFIKLKGASSVYEPFQDMRENSELVRTMRIGSNELTVEEINRTLNLQVKVVYYNVPNEGFAALARHVEIVNLADSPLSLEMLDGLPEILPYGVDNAGYKAMGNLLRSWMEVYNLEHAIPFFKIRSSTKDEAEISEIAGGHFYLSFSDEERLISPLVDYETIFGYNTSLSYPSEFAKASIAELMSRPQITANKVPCGFTGKSAELAPGQSLNLYTLIGHTSDIEMMNSGAGRFCSSDYFRQKREEAAELAEHLTDDMHTSTSSPLFDAYCRQSYLDNVLRGGYPILFGKGKEAKVYHLFSRKHGDLERDYNFFSLAPEYYSQGNGNFRDMNQNRRNDVFFNPDSGAFNVYMFFSLIQADGYNPLQVKGSTFQVPEKRQKELAVWLESAAGSHRNELANLVASPYTPGRVIHFIEDNGVRLQAGEGDFLEKLISLSEQNIEANFGEGYWIDHWTYNMDLVESYRAVFPDKMEELLFSPGTCPFFDSPVRVLPRSEKTVLKHGKVRQYGAAVHDEEKLNRFGTGLEDTRWLKAGNGGGEVYRTNLFVKMLSLALIKMSTLDPFGMGIEMEGNKPGWNDAMNGLPGLFGSGMGETFELKRLVDFILKALSDVRKHEDFADRSAVLPEEIYNLLIRVYEIVSLRIKNRLTEFECWDQAASARERYREAIRFGITGRERPVSYSTLLTIFKVFLQRLDQGIAKAVELGGGLVPTYFRYEAEEYVPLADNNGNPVIAGFGLPVVTVSRFRAEALPAFLEGPVHMLKTVESPEQAGAIYQAVKTSGLYDEKLKMYKTSVSLDGQPQEIGRIRAFTPGWLERESIFLHMSYKYLLELLKTGLTGPFFDEFRNTLIPFQDPAIYGRSTLENSSFLASGANPDPSVHGRGYVARLSGSTAEFISLWLLMMAGKQPFRLGNNEELILRLEPVLPGWLFNEEGKLSFRFLGSAAVTYHNERRADTFGDTGVFVSSITLRDKAGNKTRVEGSELAGALAEDVRSGLYPELEVVLG